The genomic segment CAATTATAGTAGAtctctatatatatatgtgtataaatgtatattttaaaataataaaatgatgtTGAGCTGGATATTCTATAGATTATTGTtgtaatatttgataataattatctatttttgGAAATACTAAACAtggattaaataaaagaaattaagaaaaagatatattttcttaatttcattcatttatatagtgtgataatgtatattaaagaatttgcaatcatattaattttaaaaataatataaattaaaatattaaaccccttatttaattttgataatctTAACAATGATCATTTCACAAAATTATGGCAatcataaaataagaaatatacaTACCCAACATTCCATTTTCTATCCTCAggctatttttaaaataaagcaaaatatataataaaatatgaaaaataacaaaattattggatgttctaaaaaaaagagtaaaattaacaaaaaaaaaatctttataaaatagttaatatattgttttaaaaaaaaagataaaataaaaattttagtattttatatacaatagaacaaaattaaaatatgattgtggaaaataaaaataaaaagatatcttaaatataaaataaaaaccacaaaatttaatagtatAATAATCACCTCTATTGACCCACCTTTTCCTCTAATCATataattaagaaattttaacatacaaattttcaattgaacttgtataacaaaaattttttttattataaatttatattttaaaataaataactttatataacttttttttttcattatttacaattttactattaataaaaataaaaataaaaatattacataacatttaattaattaacaaaaatattatttaattaaaaactataaaatctttaaaaataatgaatttgaTGGATAATTTATGTCATTTGGAGACAATTTTAgtttgtaatataaaaatgtaattatcaatttatctttgaatattttatttaatataccaTAATGTGGATGattaaactttatattaGAAATCTAACTTTTTTCTAATGGTTATAACACTTTGGATTATCTTTTCTTTTGTAAAtcataaaatgaaaatgtaataattttaaaaataattttattcattataattggtaattttttattaaataatctgTTTTACCTGTTATAAATtccattaaatttattaaaataaaaatggtaatttttattaagttaATGTAAGGAAaattcactttttttttattcgtAAAATCTTTTctattctttaaatttttaaaataataaaacctgatttttaaaagaaaaattatttattaatttttaatatattgttttttaaatttagtaATAAATCGGAAACAATTCATActtcatataaatataaaatgaaaaaaaaaggtatatttaaaaatacttttaaaaatgaatatgataaaaaaatttttatttttattttaaaaattaaaattaatttgaatATGTGATATTACCATATTTATCAACTTAAGTACATTTGAAATCTCGTAACGATTTtggataatatatattttaatatatatctttttactatatttatttattacatgTTGTCATATTTACCTCTCTATATTATAAGTCATAAGTTACTGCCAAACAAATtgaacaaatatttttatcatatttattattaattatattaacaaaatacaatttaaaaaaaaagggaATATGGCAACTCAGTTGGCATTATCATCATGTGTACTGTTtccattattattatgttgGATTGGATTGTTAAATGAATGGATACcattaataaatcaaaatttaccccaaataattgttaaaaatttaaaatatgtaagtttgaaaaaagtattttttataaaatgatatttgaaaaaaaaattattgaatgttatatattcttAGGCTCCACTTTAtgttatctttatttttactcTGTATGCATTAACTTCATTATTTATTGGTGTGGTTACATTTAGTGATTGTAAAGAAGCTAAAATAGAATTAATGAATGAAGTTAATCAAGCAAAAGAAGAACTAAGAAAACgtaaaattttagaataaatgtataatatattattatccaatttttttaggctaaattaaaaaataataattattaattatatgtataatacgtcgacattattaattaaaaatacatttagttgatttttttataaaaaactaattttttaaatttatttacaataataaaatataacttaatgaataaataaatagacaaattttaattaaatatataattatattttatatattatgtcAATGAAagttgtaaatatttatggcatttctaaatttttttttcaaattttcttCTTAAACATCTTTTTCATTGTAAACGtcaattttatatgttaacatattatagtaatataaaataatttccatgtttaaacataaaaaatgataaaataatttaatattattttttaaataattgaatGAATCTATCTTTTAGATAAAGATGTTTCAATATTTTCAGTTGATAAATATCCATTATTAGAATCACTAAGTAATACCATTGATTTTAAATGACCATTTTGATCTTGTGCAATAACTGATTctcttaattttaatatggcaccaaaaattttttttctatgaCCTATTGTTTTGATTcctaattgttttaaattattctcATCCATAAGTAAAAATGCTCCCATATCTATTTCTTGTTCACgaaatattgaaatatattctttacaATCAAGTAATGTTAATACAATTTCTGGAgttgttataatatttatatccCATTCAATATTTGAATTGATACTTGGTATAGTTTCATAAATACTTGTTGAAACAGTAAATGGTTCatgattattaaatattggaTAAGATgtaaaatatgtatttaaatagtttaaattatctatatctgtattatgatttatattattatcgtTAAATGTTGGTTGTGTAAACATTGCCGTATTTGTTTTTGAAGCATTCCATATAGATTCTAGTTCTACTTTTAGACAACtcatatcaaaattattacaatctTTACATGAATGTATATTATCTTCATTTCTTTCTTCTATTTCTGAAAATACTGTTCCATTTCCTGTAacagaaaaaaaactttCTTCTGGTGATGGTACTTCAATCAATGAATTAGGTGTATCccaaagattatttttttttgcttttaaTACATTTGCAGGCATTGAATTAGACAATCCATATTTATACCATCCATTTGTTGGTGattcaatatatttaacatttgaatcataaagtaatttatctgttttttcaatttcatcattaaaataatcatcaatggatgatttattaattttgttattttttaaataattggtatcatttttattattttggtataatgatttatttgattgattataattattatcgtcatgattattttcatttaatgaaACTTCCTTGAAAagattttgtaaatttataaattttgtattacTTGATAATGATTTTTGTAAAGGTGATCCAAGAAGTGATGTTTCATAATCAAATAGAATTATTTctcttattaaatatatatttgttaaactATTTTCCATACCTTTAATAACAATTGTTGTTACATTTGTATCACCtacatatttctttttttcataaatacttacattatattttttttctaatgtttgataatttaaatttggaCAATTATTTCCTCTATCAAATGTTATCATTAATGGGTATAAACCTATAACCATTTTTCTAGCAATAAATATTGCACGAGGTTCACCTTCAATCTTTAAACCAGAACATGGGTATGTATATGGtgtaatttttactttacaAGCTTGACTAATTAAAGCAACTTcagatttaatatttaaatcattaaGTAAAGAAGCGCGAAGGTCAAATTTTGTTTCATATTTCATAAACAAAgatatctataaaaaaaaattatacaaattaaTGACAAATATTTCGACTCACTTCATATTCTGACAACATATCTTTAATTGATGTAATAACATGTAACATTCTTTGTTCAAACTGATAAGTTCCTTTAACAAAACAATTAGAGATAAAGTTTGTTtgattacttttatattgtataattacatcattattattaagatatttaataatatcatttaaaatttttgaattaattgGAGGTACAAATTCAATATTAATTGTAACAGGTGTTATTTGACGTAGTTTTTCTCTTGCCATTTCAACTTGTTCATAACAACCAGCAATAGATACTTgatcatttttttctaatttaatatgtttatttGAATCAGGAAAATGTATATGGCAACGTGTTTCAGCCATAATCATTTGCGTATTCCTACCACCTCTACCAATTATATGAGAATGATCATAATGTGATATttccatttttaatattatgcgatctttttttatttttaaatctctactaataattttttgggCTAATTTAACTTCATCTGGATAtccataaattttaacatatggatctaataaattaaaaataaaaatagaacaaattaataaatatattattaatatatttacctTTTTTTGTTCTTGCTCCAATTTTTAAACGAGTTGGCCAGATTATTTTTGCACCTGACATTTCTTCAACCtataatcttaaaaatttatatacaaacattaatttacattttcaaaatattgttCAGCTTCATTTCCAAATGATTCTTCACCagcaatatatatatcaactCTAGGtgtttttatcatattttcaAGTTTTTTGCGATCAACTTGTATCTTTTCTTCAATTTTTCCATCTTCTAATATTAAATCATGATGTATAGGATCGTCAAATGAAGTAGGAGTTGATTCTCTATTTTGGGACTTTGTTGAATTGTCGCTATTTATCATACCagtatttcttttttatcaataagatagtacaaataaaagattagctaaaataataatgtcattttattaatttaattgattacaattagaaaaaaaaaagtattgaaTGTCAGTTTATTTGCTTAACAagagaattaaaaataatttatagtaAGGTGTGatcattaatataatagGACTGTgtttggtaaaaaaaaaaataagaaaaaaataagataaatgCAGAAAATATTGTCAACGACAATAACGTTTATAAAACATGCgcaatattataaaattagaaaCAAAATTCTGaagatgaaaaataaaattttattttataatttaaaatatttaaatttatcaaaccTACATAAGAAGAGAGAGCttttaactaaatttatataaaaatatttaataatatttacaaaaaaaaaatattttttttaatataaatttatcgtaattaatcaaaaaag from the Strongyloides ratti genome assembly S_ratti_ED321, chromosome : X genome contains:
- a CDS encoding Dolichol-phosphate mannosyltransferase subunit 3 family-containing protein, giving the protein MATQLALSSCVLFPLLLCWIGLLNEWIPLINQNLPQIIVKNLKYAPLYVIFIFTLYALTSLFIGVVTFSDCKEAKIELMNEVNQAKEELRKR
- a CDS encoding Protein bicaudal C homolog 1; the protein is MINSDNSTKSQNRESTPTSFDDPIHHDLILEDGKIEEKIQVDRKKLENMIKTPRVDIYIAGEESFGNEAEQYFENVEEMSGAKIIWPTRLKIGARTKKDPYVKIYGYPDEVKLAQKIISRDLKIKKDRIILKMEISHYDHSHIIGRGGRNTQMIMAETRCHIHFPDSNKHIKLEKNDQVSIAGCYEQVEMAREKLRQITPVTINIEFVPPINSKILNDIIKYLNNNDVIIQYKRTYQFEQRMLHVITSIKDMLSEYEISLFMKYETKFDLRASLLNDLNIKSEVALISQACKVKITPYTYPCSGLKIEGEPRAIFIARKMVIGLYPLMITFDRGNNCPNLNYQTLEKKYNVSIYEKKKYVGDTNVTTIVIKGMENSLTNIYLIREIILFDYETSLLGSPLQKSLSSNTKFINLQNLFKEVSLNENNHDDNNYNQSNKSLYQNNKNDTNYLKNNKINKSSIDDYFNDEIEKTDKLLYDSNVKYIESPTNGWYKYGLSNSMPANVLKAKKNNLWDTPNSLIEVPSPEESFFSVTGNGTVFSEIEERNEDNIHSCKDCNNFDMSCLKVELESIWNASKTNTAMFTQPTFNDNNINHNTDIDNLNYLNTYFTSYPIFNNHEPFTVSTSIYETIPSINSNIEWDINIITTPEIVLTLLDCKEYISIFREQEIDMGAFLLMDENNLKQLGIKTIGHRKKIFGAILKLRESVIAQDQNGHLKSMVLLSDSNNGYLSTENIETSLSKR